A genomic window from Terrisporobacter glycolicus ATCC 14880 = DSM 1288 includes:
- a CDS encoding MATE family efflux transporter: MSSENIIKENKMGTMPVNKLIITMSLPMIISMLVQALYNVVDSIFVSQISENALAAVSLAFPVQNFMIAVGVGTGVGINALLSRSLGEKKFEEANNAANNGIFLAVLSYLAFLVIGILFSKSFFQWQTDIKEIVEGGYEYLIICTTCSFGLYGQLVFEKLMQSTGKTVYSMMTQLAGAIINIILDPILIFGLFGFPKMGIAGAAIATVIGQISGMSLGIYLNSTKNKEIKIKIKGFRPNIKTIKDIYSVGIPSIVMASIGSVMTFGINKILLVFTSTATAVFGVYFKLQSFIFMPVLGINNGMVPIVSYNYGAKHKDRLMKTVKISIIYAIIIMIAGLCIFQILPKQLLSLFSASEEMINIGIPALRIISLSFLFAGYCIVVSSMFQALGNGVMSLIVSIGRQLVVLLPVAYLLSKTNNLNLVWWAFPIAELASVLLSIIGFKYVYKKEIVPLVKNEESLNGENNNVKIIECTNEN; the protein is encoded by the coding sequence ATGTCAAGTGAAAATATAATTAAGGAAAATAAAATGGGTACTATGCCTGTAAATAAATTAATTATAACAATGTCACTTCCAATGATTATATCCATGTTAGTTCAAGCACTATACAATGTTGTAGATAGCATTTTTGTTTCTCAAATTAGTGAAAATGCTTTAGCAGCCGTATCATTAGCTTTTCCAGTTCAAAATTTTATGATAGCTGTTGGGGTAGGAACAGGTGTAGGTATAAATGCACTACTATCTAGATCTTTAGGTGAAAAAAAATTTGAAGAAGCAAATAATGCAGCAAACAATGGAATTTTCTTGGCAGTTTTAAGTTATTTAGCTTTTTTAGTCATAGGTATATTATTTAGTAAATCTTTTTTTCAGTGGCAAACAGATATAAAAGAAATTGTAGAAGGTGGGTATGAGTATTTAATTATTTGTACCACTTGTTCTTTTGGTTTATATGGTCAATTAGTATTTGAAAAATTAATGCAATCTACAGGAAAAACAGTATACTCAATGATGACTCAGCTAGCTGGCGCAATAATAAATATAATATTAGATCCTATACTAATTTTTGGATTGTTTGGATTTCCTAAGATGGGTATAGCTGGAGCAGCAATTGCAACAGTTATAGGTCAAATTAGTGGAATGAGTTTAGGTATTTATCTAAATAGTACGAAAAATAAAGAAATAAAAATTAAGATTAAAGGTTTCAGGCCTAATATTAAAACAATAAAAGATATTTATTCTGTCGGTATACCTTCAATCGTAATGGCATCAATAGGATCAGTTATGACATTTGGTATAAATAAGATTTTACTTGTCTTTACATCCACAGCAACTGCAGTGTTTGGAGTATATTTTAAATTACAAAGTTTTATATTTATGCCTGTACTTGGAATTAATAACGGTATGGTTCCAATTGTATCCTATAATTATGGAGCCAAGCATAAAGATAGGTTAATGAAAACTGTAAAAATAAGTATTATTTATGCAATAATAATAATGATTGCTGGTTTATGTATATTTCAAATTTTGCCAAAACAACTATTAAGCTTATTTAGTGCATCAGAAGAAATGATAAACATTGGTATTCCAGCCCTTAGAATAATTAGCCTTAGTTTTTTATTCGCAGGATACTGTATAGTTGTATCTTCTATGTTTCAAGCCCTTGGAAATGGAGTAATGAGTTTAATTGTATCGATAGGCAGACAGTTAGTTGTATTGCTTCCTGTAGCATATTTGCTATCTAAAACCAATAATTTAAATCTTGTATGGTGGGCTTTTCCTATTGCAGAGTTAGCTTCTGTTCTTTTAAGTATTATAGGATTCAAATATGTATACAAAAAGGAAATAGTGCCGTTAGTTAAAAATGAAGAAAGTTTAAATGGGGAAAATAATAATGTTAAAATTATAGAATGTACAAATGAAAATTAA
- a CDS encoding CD0519/CD1768 family membrane protein produces the protein MEVVSKNELNQKKVKNVSLETFVFLAILIGGFGYVGSIMGAGTMFKVIMATAHDLLLNTVFLIMSMAVLAGALSALLSEFGVISLLNKIFALFMKPLYGMPGASIAGVITTYLSDNPAIIAFAKDKSFTKYFKDYQVPALCNIGTAFGMGLIVTTFMISQGSEFVLPALVGNLGAIVGSIVSVRIMLHFTKKYYKYDGTKDALHKSEKIEEVRQVRAGNVFQRSLEAMLEGGKNGVELGMAIIPGVLIVCTLVMILTFGPSTDPETGKAIYTGVAYEGIGLLPMLGDKLSFILEPLFGFTSPEAIAFPITSLGAVGAAMSLVPKFITDGIVTPNDIAVFTAMGMCWSGYLSTHVGMMDALDARPLTGKAILSHTIGGLCAGMSAHFIFMLLA, from the coding sequence ATGGAAGTTGTATCGAAAAATGAACTAAATCAAAAGAAAGTAAAAAATGTAAGCCTAGAAACTTTCGTATTCTTAGCTATATTAATAGGAGGATTTGGATATGTAGGTAGTATCATGGGTGCAGGAACTATGTTTAAAGTAATTATGGCCACTGCTCATGACTTACTTCTAAATACTGTATTCTTAATCATGTCTATGGCAGTACTAGCAGGAGCTTTAAGTGCACTTTTATCTGAGTTTGGAGTTATATCTTTATTAAATAAGATATTTGCATTATTTATGAAACCTTTATATGGCATGCCAGGAGCTAGTATAGCGGGAGTTATTACTACTTACTTATCTGACAACCCAGCTATAATTGCGTTTGCAAAAGATAAGTCTTTCACAAAGTATTTTAAAGATTATCAAGTACCTGCATTATGTAATATAGGTACAGCATTTGGAATGGGTCTTATAGTTACAACGTTTATGATTTCACAAGGAAGTGAATTTGTTTTACCTGCACTTGTAGGTAACTTAGGTGCAATAGTAGGAAGTATTGTAAGTGTTAGAATAATGCTTCACTTTACAAAAAAATACTACAAATATGATGGAACAAAAGATGCTTTACACAAAAGCGAAAAAATAGAAGAAGTACGTCAAGTTAGAGCAGGAAATGTATTCCAAAGATCATTAGAAGCAATGCTTGAAGGTGGAAAAAATGGTGTAGAACTTGGTATGGCAATAATTCCAGGAGTGTTAATTGTATGTACTTTAGTTATGATTTTAACATTTGGACCATCAACTGATCCAGAAACAGGAAAAGCTATTTATACAGGAGTTGCTTATGAAGGTATAGGATTACTTCCTATGTTAGGAGATAAATTAAGCTTCATATTAGAACCTTTATTTGGATTTACTTCTCCAGAAGCTATAGCATTCCCTATAACATCTTTAGGTGCAGTTGGGGCAGCAATGAGTTTAGTTCCTAAATTTATAACTGATGGTATAGTAACACCAAATGATATTGCAGTATTTACAGCAATGGGAATGTGTTGGAGTGGATATTTAAGTACACATGTTGGTATGATGGATGCATTAGATGCAAGACCTTTAACAGGAAAAGCAATTCTTTCACATACGATAGGTGGGCTTTGCGCAGGTATGTCAGCACACTTTATATTTATGCTTCTTGCTTAG
- the nhaA gene encoding Na+/H+ antiporter NhaA has translation MVKKHRTLFKVDIEPITSVLLILSTVFALYIYNSPYKYLYDNFFCNTYIINNFNLHSFVNDFLMSIFFLLAGLEIKEEVLYGSLSSFKKASFPVIASIGGVIMPAIIFTYFNLNTNYINGICIPISTDIAFSMGIYFLFSKYLNPSIKMFLLSLAVVDDLVSIILIGTVYSSKINLSFFILALICLIVICIGNKAFKFESIFFYLLLGLFLWYFIHLSGIHSTLSGILLAIVIPTKSYKRKYSVSHFTRKFFNIFNNFIIIPLFAFANTGVSIDSSLNLSKYPTVFLGIYLGLLIGKPLGIMLFTYISNLVGLSKKPRELNWASVFIVSLISSIGFTMSIFVSEVAYVGNMELISISRLCILISSSTSIILSSLCIKTFKELHIL, from the coding sequence ATGGTAAAAAAACATAGAACATTGTTTAAAGTTGATATAGAACCTATTACAAGTGTATTACTTATCTTATCTACTGTTTTTGCTTTATATATATACAATAGCCCATACAAATACTTGTATGATAACTTTTTTTGTAATACTTACATTATAAATAATTTTAATTTACATAGTTTTGTTAATGACTTTTTAATGTCCATATTTTTTTTATTAGCAGGATTAGAAATAAAAGAAGAAGTTTTATATGGAAGCTTGTCTTCTTTTAAAAAAGCGTCTTTTCCTGTAATTGCATCTATTGGTGGTGTAATAATGCCTGCAATAATTTTTACATATTTTAATTTAAATACAAATTATATTAATGGAATTTGCATACCTATATCTACTGATATTGCCTTTTCTATGGGTATTTATTTTTTATTTAGTAAGTATTTAAATCCTTCAATAAAAATGTTTTTATTGTCTTTAGCTGTAGTAGATGATTTAGTATCCATAATATTAATAGGTACAGTTTATTCATCAAAAATCAATTTATCTTTTTTTATTTTAGCTCTTATTTGTTTAATTGTAATTTGTATTGGAAATAAAGCTTTTAAATTTGAAAGTATATTTTTCTATTTACTACTTGGCCTATTTTTATGGTACTTTATCCACCTTAGCGGCATTCATTCAACTTTAAGTGGAATACTTTTAGCTATAGTCATTCCAACAAAATCATATAAAAGAAAATATTCAGTATCTCATTTCACAAGGAAATTTTTTAATATTTTTAATAATTTTATTATAATACCATTGTTTGCATTTGCTAATACAGGAGTAAGCATTGACTCTAGTTTAAATTTGTCAAAATATCCAACTGTATTTTTAGGTATATATTTAGGACTTTTAATAGGAAAGCCACTTGGAATAATGCTATTTACCTATATTAGTAATTTAGTAGGATTATCTAAAAAACCTAGGGAGCTAAACTGGGCATCCGTATTTATTGTATCTCTAATTTCTAGTATTGGTTTTACAATGTCAATATTTGTTTCAGAAGTTGCTTATGTTGGCAATATGGAACTTATAAGTATATCTAGACTTTGCATATTGATAAGCAGCTCAACCTCAATAATACTTTCATCTTTATGTATAAAAACATTTAAGGAATTACATATTCTATAA
- a CDS encoding peptidase U32 family protein, translated as MREIELLAPAGDLEKLKIAFEYGADAVYIGGEIFGMRSAAKNFTKENMIEGVNFAHEKGKKVFVTCNIIPRSEDLQVLRDYLIELEEIGVDAVIVSDPGVFKIVRETIPNMEIHISTQASTTNHVAANFWYNKGAQRIVTARELSFEETKEIREHIPQDMDIEAFVHGAMCMSYSGKCTISNYTTGRDANKGSCAQSCRWKYTLMEENEGEYTPVVEDIDPEFFFNTKDLCMIKYIPQIFESGITSLKIEGRMKTAYYVATTVRAYRMAIDEYYKDPENWRFNPIWLEELKKGSHRDYSTGFFLNRPDENSNNYESASYIRNYDFIGLVKDYEEETGLYIVEQRNKMYVGDKIEVIGPFKDTMFTAIEEMYDEEGNPIESAPHARQIVKMKVGIKLEKNYILRKPIEKTRIL; from the coding sequence ATGAGAGAAATAGAATTATTAGCCCCCGCTGGTGATTTAGAAAAACTAAAAATAGCATTTGAATATGGAGCAGATGCTGTTTATATAGGTGGAGAAATTTTTGGAATGAGATCTGCAGCAAAAAACTTCACTAAAGAGAATATGATAGAAGGTGTGAATTTTGCACACGAAAAAGGTAAAAAAGTTTTTGTTACTTGTAATATAATACCAAGAAGTGAAGATTTACAAGTACTTAGAGATTACTTAATAGAGTTAGAAGAAATAGGAGTAGATGCTGTGATAGTATCAGACCCTGGTGTATTCAAAATAGTAAGAGAAACTATACCTAACATGGAAATTCATATAAGTACTCAAGCAAGTACAACAAATCATGTTGCAGCTAACTTTTGGTATAACAAAGGTGCTCAAAGAATAGTAACAGCGAGAGAGTTGTCTTTTGAGGAAACGAAAGAAATAAGAGAACATATTCCACAAGATATGGATATAGAAGCTTTTGTTCATGGTGCAATGTGTATGTCTTATTCAGGAAAATGTACAATAAGCAACTATACAACAGGAAGAGATGCAAATAAAGGTTCATGTGCTCAATCTTGTAGATGGAAATATACTTTAATGGAAGAAAATGAGGGTGAATATACTCCTGTTGTAGAAGATATTGATCCAGAATTTTTCTTTAATACAAAAGATTTATGTATGATAAAATACATACCACAAATTTTTGAAAGTGGAATAACTTCATTAAAAATAGAAGGAAGAATGAAAACAGCTTATTATGTGGCAACAACAGTTAGAGCTTATAGAATGGCAATAGATGAGTATTACAAAGATCCTGAAAACTGGAGGTTTAATCCTATTTGGCTAGAAGAACTAAAAAAAGGAAGTCATAGAGATTATTCAACTGGATTTTTCTTAAACAGACCTGATGAAAATTCTAATAACTATGAATCAGCTTCTTATATAAGAAATTATGATTTTATAGGATTAGTTAAAGATTATGAAGAAGAAACAGGATTATATATAGTTGAGCAGAGAAATAAAATGTATGTGGGAGATAAAATTGAAGTTATAGGGCCTTTCAAAGATACTATGTTTACTGCTATAGAAGAAATGTATGATGAAGAAGGTAACCCAATAGAGTCGGCTCCTCATGCAAGACAAATAGTTAAAATGAAGGTTGGAATAAAGCTAGAGAAAAACTATATATTAAGAAAGCCTATAGAAAAAACAAGAATATTATAG
- a CDS encoding L-lactate dehydrogenase, with product MKKNKVVVVGAGMVGMSYAYSMVNQGTCEELVLIDIDKNRTVGEALDLNHGLSYAPRKMKIYSGDYNDCSDANIICITAGATQVPGETRLDLLHKNTKIMKSIVGEIKKTSFDGIIIVASNPVDIMTYVVWKASGYDKSKIMGSGTTLDTARLRFSLGERLGVTPKSIHAYVMGEHGDSQFVAWSYALMGVQPIYQVASKKDSKVKFEDLELIEDEVRNIAYKIIDCKNSTYYGIGMALARITQAVLENESSILTVSSYLDNKYGHNDVFIAVPSVVNETGVREVIELPLEKEEKVKLDDSIEIMKENIAKLDI from the coding sequence ATGAAAAAGAATAAAGTAGTTGTAGTTGGAGCAGGAATGGTTGGCATGAGTTATGCCTATTCAATGGTAAACCAAGGAACATGTGAAGAATTGGTTTTAATAGATATAGATAAAAATAGAACTGTTGGTGAGGCATTAGACTTAAATCATGGATTAAGCTATGCACCTAGAAAAATGAAAATTTATTCAGGTGACTATAATGACTGTAGTGATGCGAATATAATTTGTATAACGGCAGGAGCTACTCAAGTACCTGGAGAAACTAGACTCGATTTATTACATAAAAATACTAAAATAATGAAATCAATAGTTGGAGAAATAAAGAAAACCAGTTTTGATGGAATAATTATAGTTGCATCAAATCCAGTTGATATTATGACTTATGTTGTCTGGAAAGCATCAGGATACGATAAATCGAAAATAATGGGATCAGGAACTACGCTTGACACAGCAAGACTTAGATTTAGTTTAGGTGAAAGACTGGGAGTAACTCCAAAATCCATACATGCTTATGTAATGGGGGAACATGGAGATTCTCAATTTGTAGCATGGAGCTATGCATTAATGGGAGTTCAACCAATATATCAAGTAGCTTCAAAAAAGGATTCAAAGGTTAAATTTGAAGATTTAGAACTAATAGAAGATGAAGTGAGAAACATAGCTTATAAAATAATCGATTGTAAGAATTCAACTTATTATGGAATAGGCATGGCTTTAGCTAGAATTACGCAAGCTGTACTAGAAAATGAAAGCAGTATATTAACAGTATCATCATACTTAGATAACAAATATGGACATAATGATGTATTTATAGCTGTACCAAGTGTTGTAAATGAAACTGGTGTTAGAGAAGTAATAGAGCTACCTTTAGAGAAGGAAGAAAAAGTTAAGCTTGATGATTCAATAGAAATAATGAAAGAAAATATAGCAAAACTAGATATATAA
- a CDS encoding ABC-F family ATP-binding cassette domain-containing protein — MLQVTNVGLRFGDKELYKDVNLKFTKGNCYGIIGANGAGKTTFLKILSGDIEPNTGSISITEKERMSVLRQDHFKYDEETVLDVVIMGHERLYQIMKEKDALYMKEDFSEEDGIKAAELEGEFAELDGWDAETNAEKILMGLGIDKDLHYKQLKELEGGEKVKVLLAKALFGKPEILLLDEPTNHLDFQSINWLNNFIMDLEDSIVIVVSHDRHFLNQICTNIVDVDFGKIQMYVGNYDFWYESSQLALQLQKDQNKKTEEKIAQLKEFIARFSSNASKAKQATSRKKQLDKLQVEDIQPSRRRYPYVGFTPEREIGNEVLEVEGLTKAVDGVKVLDNVSFRLDKEDKVAFMGDEIAITTLFNILMGEDSADAGTFKWGVTTSQSYLPKNHNEFFEGCEYSLVDWLRQFSEEKSESFIRGFLGRMLFSGEEALKQAHVLSGGEKVRCMLSKLMLSNSNVLVLDDPTNHLDLESITSVNKGLEKFSGVMLFSSHDHEMIQTLANRIIEITPGGIMDRKTTLEEYLENKDIQKQLKEMYAVER, encoded by the coding sequence ATGTTACAAGTTACTAATGTTGGACTTAGATTCGGAGATAAAGAATTATATAAAGATGTTAACTTAAAATTTACAAAAGGGAATTGCTACGGGATAATAGGAGCTAATGGTGCAGGAAAAACTACTTTCCTTAAAATATTATCTGGTGATATAGAGCCAAACACAGGATCTATAAGTATAACAGAAAAAGAAAGAATGTCTGTTTTAAGACAGGACCACTTCAAATACGATGAAGAAACTGTTTTAGATGTTGTTATAATGGGACATGAAAGATTATACCAAATAATGAAAGAGAAAGATGCTTTATATATGAAAGAAGATTTCTCAGAAGAAGATGGTATAAAAGCTGCAGAACTTGAAGGAGAATTTGCTGAACTTGATGGATGGGATGCAGAAACAAATGCAGAAAAAATATTAATGGGTCTTGGAATAGACAAAGACCTACATTACAAGCAATTAAAAGAATTAGAAGGTGGAGAAAAAGTTAAGGTATTACTTGCTAAAGCCTTATTTGGTAAGCCAGAAATATTATTACTAGATGAACCTACTAACCACTTAGACTTCCAATCTATAAACTGGTTAAACAACTTCATAATGGACTTAGAAGATTCTATCGTAATAGTTGTATCACATGATAGACATTTCTTAAACCAAATATGTACAAATATAGTTGACGTTGACTTTGGTAAAATACAAATGTACGTAGGTAACTACGATTTCTGGTATGAATCAAGTCAATTAGCATTACAATTACAAAAAGACCAAAATAAAAAGACTGAAGAAAAAATAGCTCAATTAAAAGAGTTCATCGCAAGATTTAGCTCAAATGCTTCTAAAGCAAAACAAGCTACATCAAGAAAGAAACAATTAGATAAATTACAAGTTGAAGACATACAACCATCAAGAAGAAGATATCCATATGTTGGATTTACTCCAGAAAGAGAAATAGGAAACGAAGTTCTTGAAGTTGAAGGATTAACTAAAGCTGTTGATGGTGTTAAAGTATTAGATAATGTATCTTTCAGACTTGATAAAGAAGATAAAGTTGCTTTTATGGGAGATGAAATAGCTATAACTACTTTATTCAATATATTAATGGGAGAAGACAGCGCAGATGCTGGTACATTCAAATGGGGTGTAACTACTTCTCAATCTTATCTTCCAAAGAACCACAATGAATTCTTTGAAGGATGCGAATATTCATTAGTTGATTGGTTAAGACAATTCTCAGAAGAAAAATCTGAATCATTCATAAGAGGATTCTTAGGTAGAATGTTATTTAGTGGTGAAGAAGCTTTAAAACAAGCCCACGTCTTATCAGGAGGAGAAAAAGTTAGATGTATGTTATCTAAATTAATGCTTTCAAACTCAAATGTATTAGTTTTAGACGATCCAACTAACCACTTAGACTTAGAGTCTATAACTTCTGTAAATAAAGGTTTAGAAAAATTCTCTGGAGTTATGTTATTCAGTTCTCATGACCACGAGATGATACAAACTCTTGCAAATAGAATAATAGAAATTACTCCTGGTGGAATAATGGATAGAAAAACTACTTTAGAAGAGTATTTAGAAAATAAGGATATACAAAAACAATTAAAAGAAATGTATGCTGTTGAAAGATAG
- a CDS encoding sulfite exporter TauE/SafE family protein produces the protein MVLFLRVAIVVWCGIFIFYLIKDCINHKEDFKKGHLVIYGIMGAVLNFLDTLGVGSNATQMAFFKFTKLSPGEELPGNGNVIFAVPVAAEFILFLNIVEVDPITLISMLIASIIGATLGATVVTKLPINTLRSILSVTLLFVAILLITRSLGVGPFAIVETATTLTGSKLIIGIVVNFILGALMTVGVGLYAPCMALVALLGMDITAAFPIMMGSCAFLMPPASIQFVKTGKYNRPAAAIASLTGVIGVLIAYFFVKSMSTTILTWIVSLVLVYMSLNFAKTVLKVRKNSIKDKA, from the coding sequence ATGGTTTTATTTCTACGTGTAGCCATCGTAGTATGGTGTGGTATATTCATATTCTATTTAATTAAGGATTGCATAAATCATAAAGAAGATTTTAAAAAAGGACACCTTGTTATTTATGGAATAATGGGGGCTGTATTAAACTTTCTTGATACTTTAGGTGTGGGAAGTAATGCAACTCAAATGGCATTTTTCAAGTTCACAAAACTTAGTCCTGGTGAAGAACTTCCTGGAAATGGTAATGTTATTTTTGCTGTTCCTGTTGCTGCTGAATTCATTCTTTTTCTAAATATAGTAGAAGTAGACCCTATAACTTTAATTTCAATGTTAATCGCTTCAATTATTGGTGCCACTTTAGGTGCTACTGTTGTAACTAAACTACCAATAAACACTTTAAGATCAATTCTATCCGTCACTTTATTATTCGTAGCAATACTTCTAATAACAAGATCACTTGGTGTGGGTCCATTTGCAATCGTTGAAACTGCTACTACTCTAACTGGTTCTAAATTAATAATAGGTATAGTAGTCAATTTTATTTTAGGTGCACTTATGACTGTAGGTGTAGGTCTTTATGCTCCATGTATGGCCTTAGTTGCTTTACTTGGAATGGATATTACTGCTGCTTTTCCAATTATGATGGGATCTTGTGCATTTTTAATGCCTCCTGCTAGCATTCAGTTTGTAAAGACAGGTAAGTATAATAGACCTGCTGCAGCTATAGCTTCATTAACAGGTGTCATAGGAGTGCTTATTGCTTACTTCTTTGTAAAATCAATGTCTACCACTATTCTTACTTGGATTGTATCTTTAGTATTAGTTTATATGTCGTTAAATTTTGCCAAAACTGTTTTAAAAGTAAGAAAAAACTCTATTAAGGATAAAGCATGA
- a CDS encoding methionyl aminopeptidase, whose product MIIGRNDKCWCGSGEKYKKCHMNFDEKIKEFKSKGYEVPHRSLIKTPEQVEKIKESAKINNEILDLVGQKIKAGMTTEEVDQIVHDYTVSQGAIPAPLGYSGFPKSCCTSVNDQICHGIPDGYVLKDGDIINVDVSTILNGYYSDASRMYMIGEVSDNAKKLVEVTRECLIKGIEAVKPWTRLGNVAHTIEQNAKANGYSVVREFGGHGIGLEFHEDPFVFHYGTRNEGMLMVPGMIFTIEPMINEGRHELYIDADNGWTSYTEDGKLSAQWENMILVTEDGYEILAY is encoded by the coding sequence ATGATTATAGGAAGAAATGATAAATGCTGGTGTGGTAGTGGTGAGAAGTATAAAAAGTGCCATATGAATTTTGATGAAAAAATAAAAGAATTTAAGTCAAAAGGTTATGAGGTGCCACATAGAAGTTTAATAAAAACTCCTGAACAAGTAGAAAAAATAAAAGAAAGTGCCAAAATAAATAATGAGATATTAGATTTAGTTGGACAAAAAATCAAAGCAGGAATGACTACTGAAGAAGTTGACCAAATAGTACATGACTACACAGTATCACAAGGAGCTATACCAGCACCTCTCGGATACAGTGGGTTTCCTAAAAGTTGTTGTACGTCTGTTAATGACCAAATATGCCATGGTATACCAGATGGATATGTTTTAAAAGACGGTGACATAATAAACGTTGATGTTTCTACTATATTGAATGGATATTATTCAGATGCATCTAGAATGTATATGATAGGTGAAGTAAGTGATAATGCTAAGAAATTAGTAGAAGTAACAAGAGAATGCTTGATAAAAGGTATAGAAGCTGTTAAACCTTGGACTAGACTTGGAAATGTTGCACATACAATAGAACAAAATGCAAAAGCTAATGGTTATTCTGTAGTTAGAGAATTTGGTGGCCATGGTATAGGATTAGAGTTCCATGAAGATCCGTTTGTATTCCACTATGGAACTAGAAATGAAGGAATGCTTATGGTTCCTGGAATGATATTTACTATAGAACCTATGATAAATGAAGGTCGTCATGAATTATATATAGATGCAGATAATGGATGGACTTCATATACAGAAGATGGAAAGCTTTCTGCACAATGGGAAAACATGATACTTGTAACTGAAGATGGATATGAAATTTTAGCATATTAA
- a CDS encoding QueT transporter family protein, which produces MTNKNRKIAIVGLIAALYAVITLALGFISYGQIQFRISEILMFLPLFGKEYIIALTLGCFLANVVGPFGVPDIIFGTLATLLSSILVYYTPKLIKNNKYTLFIASLWPTIINALIIGWELYKFFGVPFVLGFLQVGFGEFVVITIVGLPVFKMVNNKYGNRIKNLK; this is translated from the coding sequence ATGACAAATAAAAATAGAAAAATTGCTATAGTTGGATTAATAGCAGCTCTTTATGCTGTAATAACTTTAGCACTTGGATTTATTAGCTATGGACAAATTCAATTTAGAATTTCAGAAATATTAATGTTTTTACCTCTATTTGGTAAAGAATACATAATAGCTTTAACACTAGGCTGTTTTTTAGCAAATGTAGTAGGACCATTTGGAGTTCCTGATATAATATTTGGTACACTGGCAACTTTATTAAGTTCTATTTTAGTTTACTATACGCCAAAACTTATTAAGAACAATAAATATACATTATTCATTGCATCTCTTTGGCCAACAATAATAAATGCTTTAATAATAGGATGGGAATTATATAAATTCTTTGGAGTACCATTTGTACTAGGATTTCTTCAAGTTGGATTTGGTGAATTTGTAGTTATAACTATCGTAGGTTTACCAGTTTTTAAAATGGTTAATAATAAATATGGCAATAGAATAAAAAATTTAAAATAA